The genomic segment GCCGCCGCCTCGGCGTCTGCGCTCTCGCTCGGCACGCCGCCATCGGGCAGGCGCAGGAAATGGACATGCTCGGAACTCAGCCCGAGTTCGGCCATCGCCGCCACGGTCTCCGCCTCGCGCAAGTCCCGCAGGCGGTCGTGCGGATAGGCCTTGGAATTCGGGTGCGAGCCGCAGCCGTTGCTGACGATGACGACGCGGACAGTTCGGCCCTCTCGCACGGCCTGCGCGATCAGCCCGCCGCAGCCGAGGCTTTCGTCGTCGGGGTGGGGCGCGACCACGACGAGGCCGCCCCCGTTCGGCACCAGGGTCGCGAGATCGGCGACGGGCAAGGCCTTCACGGCCTCGAGGAAGGCGTCGGCACGCATGGGAAGCCTCCTATTCCGCTCGCGCGGCGAGATAACGCGAAAATCCTTTGGCGCGCAGGTCGCAGGCCGGGCAGGTGCCGCAGCCATAGCCCCATTCGTGGCGCGCCCCGCGCTCGCCGAGATAGCAGGTATGGCTCTCCTCGACGACGAGATCCACGAGCGCGCGTCCGCCCAGGGTCTCGGCCAGCGCCCAGGTCTGCGCCTTGTCGATCCACATCAGGGGCGTGTGCAGCACGAAGCGGCGCTCCATGCCGAGGTTGAGCGCAACCTGCAGCGCCTTGATCGTGTCGTCGCGGCAATCGGGATAGCCGGAATAGTCGGTCTCGCACATGCCGCCGACGATGTGGCGCAGGCCCCGGCGGTAGGCGAGCGCGGCGGCGAAGGTGAGGAAGGCGAGGTTGCGGCCGGGCACGAAGGTGTTGGGCAGGCCGTCGCGGGCGAACGCGATGGCGCTGTCGCGGGTCAGCGCCGTGTCGGAGATTTCGCCGAGCGCGGCGAGCGCCAGCGTGTGATCCGGCCCGAGCCGGCGTCCCCAGGCCGGATCGAGGGCGGTCAGGCCCTGCCGCAGGGCCGCGCGCCGGTCGAGTTCGACCCGGTGGCGCTGGCCGTAATCGAAGCCGAGCGTCTCTACATGCGGGAAGCGATCGAGCGCCCAGGCGAGGCAGGTCGCCGAATCCTGGCCGCCGGAGAACAGCACCAGCGCACCGGCCTCACCGCCCGCCACGGCCGCGTCCTCCGGCATGGTCAGTCGCCCTCGTACTCGGCCCAGGAATAGGGCGTCTCGAAGATCCGCACGCTGGAAAGCCCCGGAATCGCCGGCTTGGCGCGATGCCAGATCCAGGCCGCGATATGCTCGGCAGTGGGATTCTCCAGCCCCTCGATCTCATTGAGGCAATGGTGGTCGAGCCGCTCCAGGAGCGGCGCGAAGGCGCTCTCGATGTCGTAGAAATCGACCACCCAACCGCTCGTCGGATCGACCGCGCCGGAGACCGTCAGCTCCACGCGGTAGGAATGCCCGTGCATGCGGTGGCAGCGATGGGTCTGCGGCACGTTCGGCAGGCGGTGGGCCGCCTCGAAGGTGAAGGCCTGGGTGATCTTCATCGCGGGATCTTCACGAGGTCCGGAACGGTCCCGCCGCGGACAGCGCAGCGGGTTGTCGGCGGCCGGCGGGCGCACCGAGATCGTGGATATGTCACCACATTGGCCGAAATGCACCCTCTATCCGGTCTTTGCAGCCGCGAGCCCGCGTGTGGTGATCGTGCCGGCGCGGCCCCCTCGAACCGGACCGACCTCATCGCCTGGGACCGCTCGGACGATTCGTTCGAGATCGGGCTCGGGTTCAAGGGGAGGCTGCAGAGGGCGTTCGGACCCGATCGCGACGTGGAGGCACGATCGTTACCCGCCGATGCACGCAGCGCTGGCGTCCGGCCCTGTGGCGAGCATCGATCAACGAACGCGGGTGCGACGGTGGGCCGGAGGCAGCTCCGACGCCCAATCTGGCTGGGGAGCGATGTCACGCCCATCCAGGCACACGAAGCGGCGAGCGTGGCCCGTTGGGGTTACGGCTACCATCCATAATCGACGTTGCGCGCGTTGGTTGTTCATCTCAAGCTCTCGTCGCCGGCTTTCGTCGCGCTGCCACGACTGAACTGTCGCGCAGGATGCTCGTCAGCATTCCTGCACCCTTCAAAAAACCGCCGGTGCTCGCGCTGCATGCAGAAAGAACTCCTGTCGTCGCGAGTGCGGCAGCAAGATTACACATAAAATCATGGCCTGGAGCCGTATCCGACCTGATTGCATCAGGCTGGCGGCTCTCGGTCTTTGTTTCGATGCGCAGTCTTTCGACGAACCGGTGGCCGCTCCTTCGGAATGCGGTCTGGCCGAGTCGTCTTATGTCATGATGCAGGAAGCATCAGGCGAGATGGAGAGTCTTGATGAAGATCTCATGCGTCGGTGCGGGGCCTGCCGGACTGTATTTCGCGATCGTGATGAAGCGGCGCAACCCGAACCATGAGATTGTCGTCCACGAGCGAAACCCAGCGGGAACGACGCATGGCTGGGGCGTCGTCTTCTGGGAGGATCTTCTTGCCACCCTGCGGACCAACGATCCGGACAGCGCGCAGGCGATCGCGGATCAGGCGGTTCCCTGGTCCGGGCAAGTGGTCGACGTCGAGGGGCAACCGCCGCTTCACCACGGAGGCGGGGGCTACGGCCTCTGCCGTCGTCGCCTCCTGCAGATCCTCATCGAGCGGGCGCTCGCGCTCGGCGTCGACGTGCGGTTCGAGAGCGAGATCAGCGAGCTGAGTCAGGTCGCTGATGCCGACCTCATCGTGGCGGCCGACGGTGTCGCGAGTCCGTTGCGTCGGCACCGCGCGGATCAGTTCCGGCCGCAGATCGAAGCCGGCCGCAACAAATACCTCTGGCTCGCAACGACACAGCGTTTCCCGTCCTTCACGTTCGGATTCGTTCCGACCAGCGCCGGATGGGTCTGGTTTCATGCCTACTCCTTCAAGGAGGGAATGAGTACGTTCATCGTGGAATGCGCACCGGAGACGTGGAAGGGGCTCGGTCTTGGCACGATGCGCGCGGATGCCGAGCTGCGGCTACTGGAAAGCATATTTGCCAAGCATCTCGACGGGCACGAACTGATCAGCCGCGATGGCCAGGGCCACACGCTGCCATGGTCGAGCTTCCGCAGGTTGGTCAACCGAAGGTGGCGCGCGGACAACTTGGTGCTGATCGGCGACGCCGCGCATACGACACATTTCACGATCGGTTCGGGAACGCGTCTGGCCATCGACGACGCGATCGCGCTCGCCTCGGCCTTGAGCGAGCACGACAGCCTTCCCCGCGCCCTCGACGCGTTCGACCGTCGACGCCAACGCGCACTCGCTCGGGTGCAACGGGATGCGCGCCTGAGTGCGGAATGGTTCGAGAACCTTCCGCGCTACATCCGCTACAACGCACCCGCCTTCTTCACGCTCCTGCTCGCGAGGCGCTCTCGTCTGCTGAAGCGGATACCTGCGAGAACATACCTGTATTTGCGTGGTCAATATACCAAGCTGACGGGTCGTGCGGCCGCACCTCTCGGGCGAATCGGCGGACCGGCGCACCCGTTCGGATCAAAAGCCAAATGCGGCATCGCCGGAGCCGAACCGGGAGCCCCCCGCCATTGACGCTGTCAGCGCCGGAGCGGGCTGAGAGCCGCGACTCCGGATCGGCGCCGAAGTCGGCGAGGGCACCAGCGTCGTGCTGAGCCTTCGCGGCCTTACAACCCGGTCGGCACCGTCTCACCGCCGAGCGCCGCCTGAATCTCGCTCTGGCCCGCATCTGCGTGTTCGCCCTGAGCTGGCCAAGGTGGAAAGGGCATCCAATCCGTGAACGCGTCCGACGCGTAGCCATGGTCGCACGAAGCGACCCGCCAGGGCTCGCTGTCACTGGAACTGCGCGGATCCCAGCGAATGACGGCGCGGCGGTCCGGCTCGCGCCGGTTGATGGCGATGATCCAGCGGCCGTCGCGGGGCGCCCGATCCATGATCCGCCAGCTCCACATCGATCAATCCTCGGATCCTCAGACCTGGGGACCCTAAACGCTGGATCAGGTCAGACCGTTCGGTCTGCTCAACTCAAATCGTCCGTCGCTCGTCAGCCCGGCTGGCGTTTCGTGATCGGCCGGAGCGGACCGTTGAACGGGCCCGGCTTCATGCCGTGTTCGCGGGCACGCTCCCCGATCAGAGCCTGTCCGCCCAACAAGGAGGCGATCGGCGCGGACTGCATCTCGAGGCTATTGAGGGCCCGCCCGATCTGCCGCCCCTCCCACCAGAATTCGGCGAAGAGAACGGCGAGGACCCCGAGTAGCCCCCAGGTCAGGAGATCCCACCCGAGGATGTACACGCCGTAGGGTGGCGACAGCGCGGTCCCGAGATACGACAGGCCGATCGCTGCCGCGAAGCCGAGGACGAGGATCAGGGGCAGGCGGATCATCAGGCGCCGGTAGTGGCGCAGGGCGAGGTTGAGTTCCTCGACGGAGGAGTGATCGAGCCTGAGCGCCGCGGCGTCCGGCGTTGTGGAATCAGGCGGCATCGGGCATCCTTCTGGCCATAGGGCGGCCGGCCGCGGTTGCGCGCGAAGGTGGTCGAGGTCGGCGGCGGATGCAACCGCCGGCCGCACCTGTTCCGCCTGCCCACCCACCTGCCCACGCATCGCTGTCAGCCGAAGCCGGAAGCTGCCCTTCGGGGCGATGCCCTCACGGAATCCCGATGATCTTGTGCGTCTGGAGCGAGAGCCGCCAGCGGGCGTTCGACCGGCAATAGGCCACCGCCGCCGCGGTGTGGGCGGCCGCGTCCGGGCCGTCCATCGGCTGCAGGAAATGATGTCGGAAGGGCAAATCCGAGAAACGCTCCGGCGCGGCCTCGGCCTCCGCCTGCGGGAAGACGAGCTTCAACTCGTCGCCCGAGGTCTGGACCAGCGGGTTGCCGGCCTTGGGGCTCACGCAGATCCAGTCGATCCCGGGCGGCGCGGGTAGCGTCCCATTGGTCTCCACCGCGACCTCGAAGCCGCGGGCATGGACGGCCGCGATCAACGCCTCGTCGAGTTGCAGCAGCGGCTCGCCGCCGGTGAACACGACGTAGCGGTTAGACGTCCCCCCGGCCCAAGTCGCGGCGATCGCGTCCGCCAGGATCTCGGCGGAGGCGAAGCGCCCGCCGCCCTCTCCGTCCATCCCGACGAAATCGGTGTCGCAGAAGCGGCAGGCGGCACCCGCCCGGTCCTCCTCGCGGCCGGACCAGAGATTGCAGCCGGAAAACCGGCAGAACACCGCCGCGCGCCCGGCCTGGGCGCCCTCGCCCTGAAGTGTGTGGAAGAGTTCCTTGACCGCGTAGGACATCGTTGCGCTTTTCTGTCAGGGCTTGCCCATACCTCCGAGAGGCGCGGAAGACCAAGCGGGGCACGATTTCGCGGAACGCAACCCTGATCGGCCGTGTACCGTTAGGCAAAACGCCGGGCTCTGCCATGCTCTCGCCACGGAGGGCACGTTGATGAACGGGTATCCTCGATCCGACCCTGTCCGGGCGCTTTCTTCACGAAGGCCCGGAGCCGGCAACGGAATTCCTGCTCCGCGGCGTCCCGCGCCCTCCCACCCTTTCGAGATTGGCCCGATGGTGAACCGTGTTTGGGGACGGCTGATCGGCTCGCTCACCGCCCTCGGCCTGATGGCGGGGGCGGCCTCGGCGGTGACGGCACCGATCCTCGTCGTCGATGCCGAGTC from the Methylorubrum extorquens genome contains:
- the exsB gene encoding Putative regulator, ATP-binding (Evidence 3 : Putative function from multiple computational evidences; Product type r : regulator) is translated as MPEDAAVAGGEAGALVLFSGGQDSATCLAWALDRFPHVETLGFDYGQRHRVELDRRAALRQGLTALDPAWGRRLGPDHTLALAALGEISDTALTRDSAIAFARDGLPNTFVPGRNLAFLTFAAALAYRRGLRHIVGGMCETDYSGYPDCRDDTIKALQVALNLGMERRFVLHTPLMWIDKAQTWALAETLGGRALVDLVVEESHTCYLGERGARHEWGYGCGTCPACDLRAKGFSRYLAARAE
- the ptpS gene encoding putative 6-pyruvol tetrahydrobiopterin synthase (Evidence 3 : Putative function from multiple computational evidences; Product type e : enzyme), translating into MKITQAFTFEAAHRLPNVPQTHRCHRMHGHSYRVELTVSGAVDPTSGWVVDFYDIESAFAPLLERLDHHCLNEIEGLENPTAEHIAAWIWHRAKPAIPGLSSVRIFETPYSWAEYEGD
- a CDS encoding protein of unknown function (Evidence 5 : Unknown function); its protein translation is MPDPGRDMLGSGILQPLDLIEAMVVEPLQERREGALDVVEIDHPTARRIDRAGDRQLHAVGMPVHAVAAMGLRHVRQAVGRLEGEGLGDLHRGIFTRSGTVPPRTAQRVVGGRRAHRDRGYVTTLAEMHPLSGLCSREPACGDRAGAAPSNRTDLIAWDRSDDSFEIGLGFKGRLQRAFGPDRDVEARSLPADARSAGVRPCGEHRSTNAGATVGRRQLRRPIWLGSDVTPIQAHEAASVARWGYGYHP
- a CDS encoding protein of unknown function (Evidence 5 : Unknown function), yielding MAWSRIRPDCIRLAALGLCFDAQSFDEPVAAPSECGLAESSYVMMQEASGEMESLDEDLMRRCGACRTVFRDRDEAAQPEP
- a CDS encoding putative hydroxylase (Evidence 3 : Putative function from multiple computational evidences; Product type e : enzyme); this translates as MKISCVGAGPAGLYFAIVMKRRNPNHEIVVHERNPAGTTHGWGVVFWEDLLATLRTNDPDSAQAIADQAVPWSGQVVDVEGQPPLHHGGGGYGLCRRRLLQILIERALALGVDVRFESEISELSQVADADLIVAADGVASPLRRHRADQFRPQIEAGRNKYLWLATTQRFPSFTFGFVPTSAGWVWFHAYSFKEGMSTFIVECAPETWKGLGLGTMRADAELRLLESIFAKHLDGHELISRDGQGHTLPWSSFRRLVNRRWRADNLVLIGDAAHTTHFTIGSGTRLAIDDAIALASALSEHDSLPRALDAFDRRRQRALARVQRDARLSAEWFENLPRYIRYNAPAFFTLLLARRSRLLKRIPARTYLYLRGQYTKLTGRAAAPLGRIGGPAHPFGSKAKCGIAGAEPGAPRH
- a CDS encoding protein of unknown function (Evidence 5 : Unknown function), translated to MWSWRIMDRAPRDGRWIIAINRREPDRRAVIRWDPRSSSDSEPWRVASCDHGYASDAFTDWMPFPPWPAQGEHADAGQSEIQAALGGETVPTGL
- a CDS encoding conserved protein of unknown function (Evidence 4 : Unknown function but conserved in other organisms), whose protein sequence is MPPDSTTPDAAALRLDHSSVEELNLALRHYRRLMIRLPLILVLGFAAAIGLSYLGTALSPPYGVYILGWDLLTWGLLGVLAVLFAEFWWEGRQIGRALNSLEMQSAPIASLLGGQALIGERAREHGMKPGPFNGPLRPITKRQPG
- a CDS encoding conserved protein of unknown function (Evidence 4 : Unknown function but conserved in other organisms), which translates into the protein MSYAVKELFHTLQGEGAQAGRAAVFCRFSGCNLWSGREEDRAGAACRFCDTDFVGMDGEGGGRFASAEILADAIAATWAGGTSNRYVVFTGGEPLLQLDEALIAAVHARGFEVAVETNGTLPAPPGIDWICVSPKAGNPLVQTSGDELKLVFPQAEAEAAPERFSDLPFRHHFLQPMDGPDAAAHTAAAVAYCRSNARWRLSLQTHKIIGIP